In Elaeis guineensis isolate ETL-2024a chromosome 1, EG11, whole genome shotgun sequence, a genomic segment contains:
- the LOC105038298 gene encoding putative HVA22-like protein g, whose translation MLGDLATKVLVMLFGYAYPAFECFKTLEQRRWPGEVEQLRFWCQYWVIVAIVTIIERFGEPLVSWLPMYGEAKLAFFVYLWYPKTKGSDLMYETFLRPLVMQYEPDIEQRLRNLRAKSGELLAFYMKNFTDKGTTLFLEVLNYVVSGPSRTQSNRRSGSSGPPNPSAILRSAREAPAPEVGVRGHPNAMGLTAEELEEDAAVAESLRAARVQLRRPRHRQ comes from the exons ATGTTGGGAGATCTCGCCACCAAAGTTCTTGT GATGTTGTTTGGATACGCCTATCCAGCATTTGAATGCTTCAAGACGTTGGAGCAGAGGCGGTGGCCCGGTGAGGTCGAGCAGCTCCGGTTCTGGTGCCAATACTG GGTCATAGTTGCAATTGTGACAATCATTGAGAGATTTGGCGAACCTCTCGTTTCATG GTTGCCTATGTATGGAGAAGCTAAGCTAGCCTTCTTCGTCTATTTATGGTATCCAAAAACAAAG GGATCTGATCTTATGTATGAGACCTTCCTGCGGCCGCTCGTCATGCAATATGAACCTGATATTGAACAGAGATTAAGGAATTTGAGGGCTAAATCTGGAGAATTGCTTGCATTCTACATGAAGAACTTCACAGATAAAGGGACTACTTTATTTCTAGAAGTTCTCAACTATGTGGTCTCGGGGCCATCTAGAACACAG AGCAACAGACGGTCAGGATCGTCCGGCCCTCCGAACCCCAGTGCAATCTTACGGTCGGCCCGGGAGGCTCCGGCACCGGAAGTAGGCGTCCGCGGCCATCCCAACGCCATGGGGCTCACCGCCGAGGAATTGGAAGAAGACGCCGCCGTCGCCGAGTCCCTCCGCGCCGCACGTGTCCAACTTCGCCGACCGCGACACCGCCAATAA
- the LOC105038299 gene encoding uncharacterized protein, giving the protein MPPSPASGDYELRHWRVVKKPSLRRPAITMAPLDLNGGGDFELHNWSRADTGYTSLRDILASSPSSSSASYGLLSPTHSACPGTPGAGEIQIRNRLVKQAAYAYLQPTPSSWASGTPRRRHGPLRRLLSVLSCGVASSCLHFVGRFLQSIRRSRR; this is encoded by the coding sequence ATGCCCCCATCGCCCGCGAGCGGCGACTACGAGCTCCGCCACTGGAGGGTGGTGAAGAAACCCTCCCTCCGGCGGCCGGCGATCACGATGGCGCCGCTCGACCTGAACGGCGGCGGCGACTTCGAGCTACATAACTGGAGCAGGGCGGACACCGGCTACACCAGCCTCCGCGACATCCTcgcctcctctccctcctcctcctccgcctcctACGGCCTCCTCTCCCCCACCCACTCCGCCTGCCCCGGCACCCCCGGCGCCGGCGAGATTCAGATCAGGAACCGGCTGGTGAAGCAGGCCGCCTACGCCTACCTCCAGCCCACTCCCTCCTCGTGGGCGTCCGGTACCCCTCGCCGCCGCCACGGCCCCCTCCGGCGGCTTCTCTCCGTCCTCTCCTGCGGCGTCGCCAGCTCCTGCTTGCACTTCGTCGGCCGATTCCTCCAGTCCATCCGGCGATCTCGTCGTTGA